The Acinetobacter lwoffii genomic sequence ATTGGGGTACCCGTCAGGCCAATATCCGTATTTCTGAAACCGATCAGCAAATTGCCTTGTCAGATTACGAAAAGTCGATTCAGACTGCTTTCCGTGAAGTAAATGATGCCTTGGCAGTACGTCAGAATATTGGTGATCGTCTGGCAGCTCAGCGCCGTCTGGTCGAAGCAACCAACACCACCTATCGCTTGTCTCAGGCACGTTTCCGCGCCGGAATTGACAGCTATCTGACGGTACTGGATGCACAGCGTGCGTCTTATGCAGCAGAACAAGGTTTGTTATTGCTTGAACAGGCCAATCTGAACAATCAGGTTGAAGTCTACAAAACCCTGGGGGGCGGCTTGAAAGTCAACACGACGGATACCTTGCCGAATACCCCGTCTGTGTCTGAACAGCGCCGTGCGGCAGAACAGCCAGCGCAATAAATTCTAGACAGATCAAGAAAAGCTCACTTCGGTGGGCTTTTTTTTATTGCATTTTCAAGGCAGTTTTCCTATTGTCATAGACCAGCAATTTATTTAGAAAACATGCACATGTTACTTAGCAATCTGGAATCTGTACCGGGTCATACCATTCGCCAGCAAATTGATGTGGTGTATGGCAGTACCGTACGCAGCAAACATGTCGGACGTGACTTACTGGCCGGCCTGAAAAATATTGTCGGTGGTGAGCTTACCGCCTATACCGAACTGCTGGAAGAATCCCGTCAGGAAGCCATGAACCGCATGATTGAAAAAGCCCGTAGTAGGGGTGCCAATGCGATTGTCGGCATTCGTTTCTCGACCTCTAATATCGCCCAAGGTGCTTCTGAACTCTTTGTTTATGGGACAGCCGTAGTCGTTGATCCGATCATGCCGAAATTGCCCGACCCTTTTCCGCAGGCAGATTAAAGCATGGATGGTTTAATTCTCCAGATCATCATTTTTGCCATTCTGTTTAGTGTTGGTTTCGGTTTTGGACGTTATAACGAAGGTAAACATTTTCGTTATCTGGATGAACAGGAACAACGTCTGGCCTATATCCGGGTGAACAATAGCCGCTTCGTTGTGTCTGAATATTCCGGACATATGATCAGTAGCAATGTGGTCATTTCGCATGATTATTTTAAATATGCGATTGCCAATGTACAGAATATGCTGGGTGGCCGTCTGACCAGCTATGAAAGTGTAGTAGAACGCGCACGACGTGAAGCAATTGTACGTTTAAAATTGGAAGCCGAAAAAATCGGAGCGACTCAGATTATGGGCATTCGGCTCAGCACGACTGAACTCGGTATGCAAGGTGGCATGGTGGAAGTCTTTGCTTATGGCACTGCAATCCAACAACCGGCTCAATCCGTCTAAAAGCCAGTCCAGAAAAAAATTTATTGAGATGATCACGCCTGCTGCGCGATCCGCGCAGTCAAATGACTCAATTCGAATCAGTTCGACACCTTTAGGATGAAATGTCGTAGAGGAAATGACTGAGGCTGATACTCAGGCCGTTGCAATCTGCTTTATTGCAAACGGTTCTGTGCTAGGATCTTGAGAAGTCAGTAAAACAAATATAAATGGCATGATGCAGTTTCTTCAGTCTATAAAAACGGCGCTTCAATCCCGTCTGTATTTCTTTATTATTTTCCCAGCCATCATTGGATTTTATCTGGTTTTACAAACAGTCACCCCTTTGAGCTGGTCAAGCTGCCTGTTGATCAGCTGGAATATCGCGATTTATGCTTATTTATTATTGACCATAAAAAAACTCTGGCGCATTGATCATGCACATATTCTGCAACGCGCCATGCAACAGGATGCCAGCAAATGGATTATTCTGTTTCTGGTGATCATCACCCTGATCATGTGTTTTATTGCGATTATTATTGAAATTAATCATTTACCCCAAGATACCACCATCCGAACCGGTCATTTAATCTTGTCAGTTCTGACCATTATTTCAGCTTGGTTCTTGATGCATACGATTTTTGCAATTCATTATGCGCATGACTTTTATTTGGCGCTCGACAAACAGCAACAAGGTGGACTGGATTTTCCCAATACCACTAGACCGACTTACCCGGACTTTCTATATTTCAGTTATGTCATCGGGACTTCTGCGCAAACTGCAGATGTATCCATTACTTGCCAATCCATGCGGGTTCTCAATACCCTACATTTGCTTTTGGCCTACGGATTCAATACCACCATTCTGGCCATCAGCATTAACGTGACGGCAAACTTTATCAGTACTTAAAAAAGTTTTTTGGATAGTGGCAGTACCTTGAAAATAGCGATCTACTGCCCAATCAGCTACCACTATCCTGCGTCTAACCTGAGCAGTTTTTAAATTAAGTCAATCACACTTTTTGATTGCTTCAAGCGGTGAGACCTTTACGCAATTCATCTTCGACGATGCTGAGTTCAATTTCACTAAATTTACGAATCTCACCTTCAGCATGCTTTTCTAGCATGCCACCCAGCAAAGGCACTTTGACTTTGACTGTCCAGTTTAACTGGAACTGGATCTGGTCTTCATCTCCAGTGACTGCACGCTGACAGATGGCCTCGATCGGCAAGTTCGCACCGAGTTGTACCGTCGAAGTCATTTCATTCAGATCACTGACATCGGTACGCTGCAAACGGAATGCATCTTTGAGTAATTTTTTTGCGATATCAGGAATATTAACATCCAGATTATAAGCGCGTTTCAGGGTATACATATGCCCCTGCTTTTCCGAAACCAGGATTTCCAAGTTTTGCGCAGGAATTCGATGGCAAACTGCCTCATGCAAACGAATATCATTGGCCAAACGCTTAAATTCATCAATAGACACGCCATTGATAATTGCTTTCACGGTGAACTGATGTGCCATGCTATTTTTTCCTTATTTTTATTACGATATTCGCCTATGCCACTCTCGGCTGATGCGAATAAAAATCAGATACAGAGATGACTCTGCAATTTATATCAACTTTATAGCGGATGTCATTATTCTTTTATCGGGAAATACCGGCAATCCGGTCAATGTTTGCAACATAGTTTTACTGAAAGCTGTGCTTGTCCACAGCTGATCTGTAGCTGTGCTTCACCATAATAAATCACGG encodes the following:
- a CDS encoding YbjQ family protein, which codes for MLLSNLESVPGHTIRQQIDVVYGSTVRSKHVGRDLLAGLKNIVGGELTAYTELLEESRQEAMNRMIEKARSRGANAIVGIRFSTSNIAQGASELFVYGTAVVVDPIMPKLPDPFPQAD
- a CDS encoding YbjQ family protein, giving the protein MDGLILQIIIFAILFSVGFGFGRYNEGKHFRYLDEQEQRLAYIRVNNSRFVVSEYSGHMISSNVVISHDYFKYAIANVQNMLGGRLTSYESVVERARREAIVRLKLEAEKIGATQIMGIRLSTTELGMQGGMVEVFAYGTAIQQPAQSV
- a CDS encoding DUF1345 domain-containing protein; translation: MMQFLQSIKTALQSRLYFFIIFPAIIGFYLVLQTVTPLSWSSCLLISWNIAIYAYLLLTIKKLWRIDHAHILQRAMQQDASKWIILFLVIITLIMCFIAIIIEINHLPQDTTIRTGHLILSVLTIISAWFLMHTIFAIHYAHDFYLALDKQQQGGLDFPNTTRPTYPDFLYFSYVIGTSAQTADVSITCQSMRVLNTLHLLLAYGFNTTILAISINVTANFIST
- a CDS encoding DUF2505 family protein, translated to MAHQFTVKAIINGVSIDEFKRLANDIRLHEAVCHRIPAQNLEILVSEKQGHMYTLKRAYNLDVNIPDIAKKLLKDAFRLQRTDVSDLNEMTSTVQLGANLPIEAICQRAVTGDEDQIQFQLNWTVKVKVPLLGGMLEKHAEGEIRKFSEIELSIVEDELRKGLTA